The Collibacillus ludicampi region CCGACCTTTTTCCCGATGACAGCCAAACGGCCCACCGATTCCAGATATTCAAGCCAGGTTCGAAATGTCTTTGCTTTCATTGAATGAGCTCCTTCCTTAACGCACTTCTTCCGTTTTTTCTACTAGCACCATTTGCGGGGTTGATTGTTTGAATAGATGGTCGATTGTCATCACGATTAAAGGAGTGAGCGACGCAATATAGATATTGTCGATCCCGAACGGATTGTTGTACAGGTACCATGCTGTGGTCAAAACAACGGCAAGAATCATTCCCCACACGGCTCCGCGCCCACTGCTGAACTTCGGAAAATAAAACATCAGAATCACAATCACGGCGAGTGTGGTTCGCAATGCCCGGGCAAAAAAGATTGTGCTTAAAATTTTCGGTGCAAATATCGCAAACGGAATCGGAAGCAACCCCATGACCACAGTAGCAATCCTGGAAAATCGTAAAGTCTGGTAGTCGGTCGCGCTTCTATTAAAAAAAGGAATATAGAAATCCTTTAACAGAAGCGCCGCGGAACCGATTGTTCCGGCGGCAACCGTTCCAAAAACTGCTGCAATCAAACCGGCTATAACGAATCCCCCAAAAACCGGGTGCATGAGTGTTGTCATCATGGGGAAAGCCTGTGCAGACGGAATTTTGGGAAAGAGGTCTGCGGCAACCATACCGATCAGAGCCGCCATGATGCCCACAGGAATCACCAGTAATCCGGCGTAAATGCTTGATTTTTTGGCTTTTCTGTCATCTCCTGTCGAACATATGGCCTGAATGATGTACTGCGTTGAGAAAACCGAACCTATATTGGCAATTGTCCAGGCAATGATCAGAGACCAGCCAATTCCCATCCAATCAAACATTTCAGGCTTTAGATGCGAAGACATACCGGAAAGTCCGCCCGCTGCTGCCATACCAAACGTTAAGGCAAGAATCAACCCTAAATACTTGAAAAAAGCATGAATTAAGTTGGTATACGCAACCGCATACATTCCTCCGGAAGTGACATACACGACGGTCACCAGTCCCACAATTATAGCGGCAGTGGCATGCGGAATTTGAAGAATAGCCGATAGTGTAGCCGCTCCACCTGCGTACATTGAAATATTAACCACAGCCAACGCATAGATCATGATCAGTGACGTTACAACTCGTGCACCATTACCATATGATTTAGAAATCGCACCAGAAATCGTGTACTCTCCACGCTTATGGAACTTTTTCGCCAGAGTGTATGCGAACAGCACGAACGCAAGTGTTAGGGTGATCAAGTTCCAGGATGCAGATATGCCTTTGCCAAAGGCGGTTTGAGCTGTCCCAAGGGTAGAACCCGTTCCGATAAATTCCGACATCATTAAAACACCAATGATGAAGGGACCGAATGCCTTTCCTCCCGTCATGTATTTATCGGAGCTCTTCGAGAATTTTTTTGTATAGAGTCCTAACAAAGTTGTAAGTAACACATAGAGCAAAGCGATCCCTAAAATAATCATACTCCCTGTCATTTTTTGGCCCCCTTTCGTATAAAAAATGGCCGCTGTTGTGCCGAATCTATTCTCATCCGCCGATCCAACATGATCATCAATCGGTACGTTTTTGGCGACAATAGTGCGGCCAATTCTTTAAGAGATCCCCATGCACCCCTACAACTTAGAAATATTTGCTTATTTGTCAGGACATGCGGATGTATTGATTTCGACAGTATCCCGTAATCATCAGGTTTCCGTTCGTCATACGATTCCCTCGTTTGATCAGACAGACACCGGGGTGCCGAATATGTCCTTGAGCCTGCGTTCGAACATTTTGATCAACCGCTCGCGTCCCTTCACTTCGGGAGGAGTCGGGTATTCCCGGCCGTCGACGATGACCGGCTGGTCATAACGAACCAGGATGTGCGGAAGATACTCATCGTACAACGCCCGAATCCGTTTTGCATGCTCCGGATTCCGGGCAAACAGCTTCAGCATGCGAAGACCGAAACCAACATGCCTTCCTTCATCTTCCTTTATACGTGAAAACCCTTCTTTCAGTCCGGGAAACAACCCTTTGCTTCCAAATACAGCTTCAAACACGTCATATCCTGACATGGCCTGAACGCCCTCAATGATGCCCTGATAATGGGTCAAACCTTCCACCAAAACCGCTTCACGTTCCTCTTCACTTTGTTCAAGAGCCGCGAGCATCTTCTTGACACGCTCATCGAGCTTTTGCTGTACAATGTTTTTCACGCCCGGGATACGCTCCCGCCCCAATACTTCCTTGAAATAGCGCAGAAAGAACTCCGTATGCTTAAACTCATCGAGCAATTGGGTGCTTAGAAACGCTTGTTGTTCGGTTGACGAACCCAGCATGATCCAGGGGCAGAACTTTAAAGCGACATTTTCTTCCGCATCGAGAAAACCTGTACAAAAATGAATCAAATATCCTTTAAGATCTTCATCCAGTGATTCAAAATCCACCTTATCCTGAGTGAGGTCGATCGCTGCAGGATCCCAGGTCCCAAACCGGATCGCTTTCCGGTACAAATCCCAGGCGACTTCATCGGTCGACTTGTCAAGGCTAGGAATCAATTCCTCTGTCACATTTTCATTCATGTTTTGATGCCAATTTTGAGTCATACCCTGATACCTCCTTAAAATTTTTGTTTATAGATAAATTTTGATTATTGAAATCAAAGCAACCGTTTCAGCAGTTCCAGTACTTCCGATTCGGTCGGCGTACGCGGATTAAACTTCATCATGCCGCTTTTAAACGAATCTTTAGCGATGTCCGAGAGTTTCTCTTCGGATACGCCGACGTCACGCAACCGGGTTGGAAGACCGATATCCTTGACCAGTTGCAGAACGGCCGGCGCAGCTTGTGCGGCCAATTCTTCCAATTGATCCCCCTGTACTCCCAACAACTTGGCGATTTTTGCCGCTTTGTCTGGACGTGCGGGTGTATTGAATTCGACCACTTGAGGAAGCAGCAGACCGATGGCAATCCCGTGCGGAACATGACAATGTCCGGATAAAGCGCTTCCAATCGCATGGGCAAGCCCCAGGAATCCATTGTTAAAAGCCATCCCTGCCAACAAACTGCCATGGGACATCCCGATTCGCGCAGCGACGTCTGAACCGTCACGAACCGCAAGACGTAAGTTCGCATTCATCGTAGCAATCGCTTCCATGGCCAAGGCGTCAGATGCCGGACGGGATCGCACCGAAAAAAATGTTTCGATCCCATGCGCGAAAGCATCAATTCCGGAAGCGGCCGTCATTTTTTGAGGAAGGCTCATTGTCAATTCCGGGTCGACCAAGGCAATTGTTGGCGCCATATATGGGCTGGTCACCGTTACTTTCACGTTGTTGTGCCAATCCGAGTAAACACCAAAGATTGTCACTTCACTTCCTGTTCCGGAAGTGGTCGGAATGGCAATCAGAGGAACCGCAGGGGCGACGGGGATCCGATTCACACCGGCATAATCGCCGATGCTTCCCCCGTTAAACGCAACGACACGAATGCCTTTCGCCGTGTCAATCGGACTTCCGCCGCCGACCGCAACTATGCAATCATACATCTCTCTTTTAAAAACCTCAGCCCCACGATCGATCGTCTCCAGACTTGGATCGGGCTCCACATCCGTATACATATCGAATTGAATCCCCGACGCCAGTAATGATTCCGTCAATCCGGCAAGCAATCCCGCCGATTCCACTCCTTTGTCACTCACTACAAACACTCTTTTTCCTCCCAATTGCAAAAGCATTTCTCCAATCCGGGAGGCCTTGCCATATCCAAATTCGATCCGCGTGGGGAGGTGAAATGAAAATTCGAAATCAATGGCCTTCATCGCTTGACCCACACTCATTCTTTTCCTCCTCCTTTCGATTCACGATTCATCGATCTCAAAGTGGACATGTTTCGTCTCGCAGTATTCCATCAACCCGTCAACCCCCCGGGTGCGCCCCAAGCCACTCTGTTTGTAGCCTCCGAATTCAGCTTCGGGAAAGTTTTTATTGTACGTATTGATCCATACCGTTCCTGCTTTGATGCCCTTGGACATCCGCATCGCACGGTTCAAATCGGTCGTCCAGACGCCCGCAGACAGTCCGAAGTCAGTATCGTTCGCCAATGCAAGGGCTTCCTCGTCACTGGAAAAAGACTGAACCGCAAGAACTGGCCCAAAAATTTCTTCCCGTACCACACGACTGTTGGAAGGCAGATCATCAATGATTGTCGGTGCAAAGAAATACCCTTTATCGTAATCACCGCCCCTTATCCGATAACCTCCGGTAATGATTTTTCCTTCGCGGCGTCCGATTTCACAGTATTCCTCTACCAAATTCAATTGGTTTTGGGAAATCACCGGTCCCATGTCGGTAGACTCATACATTCCATTGCCAACCTTAAGTTTTTCGGTAAAGTCTTTGAGGCGGGAGAGCACTTCTCCCTTGATCGATTCATGAACCAACAACCGCGAACCCGCCATGCAAATCTGACCGGCTGAAATAAAAATGGAACGTCCGATCAGCGGTATCGCTTTGTCCAAATGAGCATCTTCAAACACCACGTTAGGAGACTTTCCACCTAATTCAAGAGCAAGCTTTTTGATGTTGCTCGCGGCCATCTCCATCATCGCCTTGCCGGTGGATGTATCACCGGTGAAACTAATCATGTCTATTTTTTTGCTCATTCCCATGGCTGCACCGATCGAACGACCCGGTCCCGTGACAATGCTGACGATTCCTTTGGTGAAGTGCGGCACTTGATCAATGAGCTTAAAGATTTCCACGGAAATGGCCGGAGTCAGACTTGCCGGCTTGACAATCACACCGTTCCCTGCCGCCAAAGCAGGGGCCAATTCGCGGATCATCAGAAGTGCAGGCCAATTCCAGGGCGAAATAATCCCGACTACGCCGATCGGCTCTTTCACGATGACTCCGAAATTATTGGGTTCCAGTTGAATCGAACGGCCAAATACGGTACGGGCGGCACCCGCAAAATATTTCAGAGTATCGATACATCCGGCCAATTCAATCCGCGA contains the following coding sequences:
- a CDS encoding sodium:solute symporter family protein, whose protein sequence is MTGSMIILGIALLYVLLTTLLGLYTKKFSKSSDKYMTGGKAFGPFIIGVLMMSEFIGTGSTLGTAQTAFGKGISASWNLITLTLAFVLFAYTLAKKFHKRGEYTISGAISKSYGNGARVVTSLIMIYALAVVNISMYAGGAATLSAILQIPHATAAIIVGLVTVVYVTSGGMYAVAYTNLIHAFFKYLGLILALTFGMAAAGGLSGMSSHLKPEMFDWMGIGWSLIIAWTIANIGSVFSTQYIIQAICSTGDDRKAKKSSIYAGLLVIPVGIMAALIGMVAADLFPKIPSAQAFPMMTTLMHPVFGGFVIAGLIAAVFGTVAAGTIGSAALLLKDFYIPFFNRSATDYQTLRFSRIATVVMGLLPIPFAIFAPKILSTIFFARALRTTLAVIVILMFYFPKFSSGRGAVWGMILAVVLTTAWYLYNNPFGIDNIYIASLTPLIVMTIDHLFKQSTPQMVLVEKTEEVR
- a CDS encoding R2-like ligand-binding oxidase translates to MTQNWHQNMNENVTEELIPSLDKSTDEVAWDLYRKAIRFGTWDPAAIDLTQDKVDFESLDEDLKGYLIHFCTGFLDAEENVALKFCPWIMLGSSTEQQAFLSTQLLDEFKHTEFFLRYFKEVLGRERIPGVKNIVQQKLDERVKKMLAALEQSEEEREAVLVEGLTHYQGIIEGVQAMSGYDVFEAVFGSKGLFPGLKEGFSRIKEDEGRHVGFGLRMLKLFARNPEHAKRIRALYDEYLPHILVRYDQPVIVDGREYPTPPEVKGRERLIKMFERRLKDIFGTPVSV
- a CDS encoding iron-containing alcohol dehydrogenase, with the protein product MSVGQAMKAIDFEFSFHLPTRIEFGYGKASRIGEMLLQLGGKRVFVVSDKGVESAGLLAGLTESLLASGIQFDMYTDVEPDPSLETIDRGAEVFKREMYDCIVAVGGGSPIDTAKGIRVVAFNGGSIGDYAGVNRIPVAPAVPLIAIPTTSGTGSEVTIFGVYSDWHNNVKVTVTSPYMAPTIALVDPELTMSLPQKMTAASGIDAFAHGIETFFSVRSRPASDALAMEAIATMNANLRLAVRDGSDVAARIGMSHGSLLAGMAFNNGFLGLAHAIGSALSGHCHVPHGIAIGLLLPQVVEFNTPARPDKAAKIAKLLGVQGDQLEELAAQAAPAVLQLVKDIGLPTRLRDVGVSEEKLSDIAKDSFKSGMMKFNPRTPTESEVLELLKRLL
- a CDS encoding aldehyde dehydrogenase family protein, with translation MTILTEQKLTVYYNYVGGEWTESSSKELLESRNPATGELIGYAQNSTVQDVEEAIDSVYQAFLRSDWGYNPKRRYEALLGLAQKMEENLEHLARVLTMEQGKTIRESRIELAGCIDTLKYFAGAARTVFGRSIQLEPNNFGVIVKEPIGVVGIISPWNWPALLMIRELAPALAAGNGVIVKPASLTPAISVEIFKLIDQVPHFTKGIVSIVTGPGRSIGAAMGMSKKIDMISFTGDTSTGKAMMEMAASNIKKLALELGGKSPNVVFEDAHLDKAIPLIGRSIFISAGQICMAGSRLLVHESIKGEVLSRLKDFTEKLKVGNGMYESTDMGPVISQNQLNLVEEYCEIGRREGKIITGGYRIRGGDYDKGYFFAPTIIDDLPSNSRVVREEIFGPVLAVQSFSSDEEALALANDTDFGLSAGVWTTDLNRAMRMSKGIKAGTVWINTYNKNFPEAEFGGYKQSGLGRTRGVDGLMEYCETKHVHFEIDES